CGCAGTGTTATGAATATCAGGGATTTGCCCTGACGACGCAGACGATGAACCCAACCGTAGACCTTGACACGCGAGTCGCGGTTGGCAGTGCCCTCCAAGATTCGAATTCTGCGGGCCACCGGCAGACTGGGATCCTCCGAGATCTTCACCTTCCGGGCATCCTCCAGATTCTGCTGACGCTTCTCCGCATCCTCCGCCTCACGTTGCTGCTTCTCGGCATTCTTGTGCGACTCCCTGACGAACAGTTTCTGAATTTTCTTCAGCTGGGACTTGGCAGCCGGCTCGTAGGGCTCCGCTGCATTCGGATCCTTGGTGTCTACGTAAATCGTGGGAAAGGGCTCCTTGCCCGCATGACGCATCGCCTGCAGGATGGTCTTGAAGGGCTTGGACTCACTGCCATCGCCGGACTCATCACTGCCCTTCTTTTCCGACGTAAAGATAGCACCTGCACATGGTCGTACATATAAACATTGCACATTATAGATCGATAAATCTGGTTCGCTGGCAACGTGGACGAAATAATTGGCCCACTTCTATCACTTAAACGCATGCTTACCCAAGGTTAACTCAGCCAACTGATCGGCGGGCATTTTGTCTGCTTTGTGACTAAGACTTTACTGAGAACTGATTTGCCTTAAATCTCGTTAATACATGCACAAAATTGCATCAGCTTGAAGTCGACAGCTTTGGCAAAACGATACTTCTCGCCGGATAGTCGATAGACACGATGCAAAGCAAGTGCTGGAAAACACCAATTGCCAAGTGGGGGCTGAAAGTTTAAATATGCAACACTTGGATTTTTGGGCGGGAAGTCTTCTATTACATTATAAATAATTGTGTTTATTTCTTAAGAAAAAGTTCTCTGCATAACAGGTTTTTATAAAAAGAACTAGGAATCAGTATGTATTGCTTGTAAATGAGTATTCAACattaatttggtttttgagCAATAAAGTTCGGCGTCATGATTTTtcattggtttttttttatgcaaATGGTCATTGGGTTTTTGAtgcaaattatgcaaaatttaATGGTTCTTTTTACATTTCCGATTTTTTAAAGTAACTAAATCTGGCTATAAAATATCGGCTCATTTGCAATCCCTCAGCTATTATCGATAAATAAAGTTGCCTTCTCACCTTCGTGAGAAAACGTAAACAATTTAAGAAAACAGAAAATGCCCTCGGAAAACAGGTAAGTACTTGCAGCATAAGTACTTACAAAACTAATTTACTAAATTCAGCTATACTATTTCCTCTCAACAGAATCAAAATCCTGCCCAAGGCGGTGGTCTGCGAGGAGAGCAACCTGCGCGGTGACATCACCTTCTCGTCGGGCTGTGTGGTTCATCCGAGTGCCACCGTTATCGCCGACGCAGGACCCATAATAATTGGGGAGAACTGCATCATAGAGGAATATGCCACCGTAGCACACCGTTTGGAGCCGGGCGCCGTTTGGGATGTTAACAATATCCTGAGCATTGGCACTCACAATGTCTTTGAAGTCGGCTGCCAAGTGGAAGCGGCCAAGATTGGCGACAAGAACGTCTTCGAGAGCAAGTGTTTTGTGGGCCGCGGTGTCACTGTTTCCAGCGGTTGTGTGGTGGGAGCTGGAATAAGGATCCATGGTAGTCAACGTCTGCCCGAAAACACGATTGTTTATGGAGAGCAGGGCCTGCAGCGCGAGGCCATCGACAAGCAGGGATCGCAGACCCTGCAGATCGACTTCCTGCGCAAGGTCCTGCCGAACTATCATCATCTCCGCAAACCCAACTACGATCCCAAGAAGGCGCGCAGCGTGGTTTAGTTTTAAGAACtctttatacatatatatatctaatCCGTCATGTATTCTCCACTTTCATGGCATTAAACTCGGCCATCTCCTTTTCGAACGTAACGATTGTATGgtcacacagaccctccagaTCCTCCAGTCCCCGTTTAAGTATATCTATGGCTCTGTCTCGACGGGATTGGATGCGGAAGTGCAGCTTCTGCTCTGTGGGATGCGGAATTGTGTAGCCACAGAAATCCACCTCCGGGTAGCGGGCTATAATCGTTTTCAGCGCATTTCCCAGCGTGTGGCCCTCGTTGGTGAACACAAAAGTCCGAGATCCTTCGCCGTTTTTCTCATCACCAGCCAGCTGCGGAAAGTATTCAAGTATTAATTACCcactttgcatatttaatgcaTTGCCTACCTCTGCCAATGCTCCCATTTTCAGTTTGTTCAAATACTCTTTCGTTTGTTTACAAAAAACGTGCAAGGCACATGCCTCGGCAATCGATGTTAGAGTCATCGAAACATATCGATGTAAGTATCTAAAGACGGCAAGTTCCAATTGGAATGCAATGTAGGTAAAATGTAGAGATGCTTAtccaatttaaaatttgacTTAAGCTTAAACAAATCTACACGATAAAActgtaaataaaacaaataacaaattcaatttgtgtATGTAAACAAAAGAGTATATCTTCTGAAACATTCCTACTGTTTACTTGTGCCAAGTGTCATGCCCCATTGACTTTAATTCTTGAAAATAAAATGCGTTACTTTTAAATTGTAAGTAACGCATAGATACCGAGGTAGCGTCATCGATGTATCGATAGCACGCCGATGTCTCCACCAGCTCCAGTTCTTGACGCGTTCTGACACGGACGCGGTTTTTGAGCCAGAGCATTAAATTGTGTGTGTTGCTGTTAATTCGCTTCGTTCTGTGGCCAATTTTATTAGGCCAACTGCGAAATCAGTTTTGTGCGGTGTCGGccaaaagaagaagaaaagtGTCGCAAACAGCCGCATTAGCATAATTGCAAGCCGCCTTCTGcatacgtgtgtgtgtgtgagtgttggTTTGTTTGAAAGCATCAGCAGAAAAGGCGGCAAGGAAAGAAGCAGAGAGGCGAAGCGGagcgaagaaaacaaaaacaaaaaactgcaACGGCAAACATAATTATTTGCGCAATGCATTCAACGTGAAGTTGCTCCAAAAACACCGACACTCGGCCAAAAACGCATACAACGACGAATCGGCAGTTCATTTTACATGCTTTTTTGCCGTTTCCATCAGGAATTGGCTGCAATACAGGTTTGTTTAATGCCCACCATGTGCTTATTAATAACATCGCATACATAAATAAGCGTTATTGAAAAGCTCGAGTTGTCATTTCAATTTTGTTgacggccacgccccccatcTGGTTccgaaaattatgcaaattcatGCGcccttttatttttgtgcaCGCACACAGCTGCAAACAGGCAGCTACCTCGGCCGCCGTGCAGTCGACGCTGCTGCCCGCGAAGGCGGAAGTGATGGCTAAAAAATACCAGTTCAGAGGCTCAACTAAAGCTTTATCTTGATCGTTACTGTGCCTCCTGTTCTGCTTTTCGTTAGTTATTGCCAATAATGTAGACTTTTATACCCAAATTGTTAAATTTCCTAATTGGCACTTTGCATTCACGTTGGCAGTTTGCATCTTCAATTACCAATTAGGAGAATAACAGTATTCGGTTTCTTAAATTGTACTTTAGGAAATTACATATAACCCAAAGGTTAAATACGATCAAATATGATCTCTTAATAGTTTTTAGCATGGACGGTgctaacaaaatattttatttaattttgtgtATGTATagtatttaatccaataagatttttaaaaataaatttcgccCCAGGATATGCAGCACTTTATTGCAAATTGCTGTTAGCCAATGATCACTGTAATATGTTTCCACTGGTTGCTATGCTCTCCTCCCCTGCCCCTTGCCCTTCCCCTCTCCGACTCCTTTTCGGCATCCTGCTAACTCCTTTGCACTCATTTGTTCGGTGGTAgctgacacacacacacactcacacatgtGCACACATTTGTTGTGCTTTGGTGGTGACTAATGCGGCAGCATGTTCCGTTATCTCATGCGTTCCCCCTCCTCGCGCCCACGCGCCTCAGCGCTTGTGTTGTAATAATCACTTTtcgtgtatgtatgtatgtgcgcCCGAGTCTGTCTCACGTTTCGTTTGGCGCCATGCGTTCCCCCCAATTTGCAGTTGTTGCAATTTAGTCTAGGCTGCGTTCCGCTTCCATTTCGTTTCCCCCATTATGCTGGGCGCCCTTTTgccttgttgtttttgtttttacttgGCCTGCAGTgtaagtatgtatatatgtattgaGAGCCGGCGTTTTTGTGGCTCGTGTGTGAGTGAGAGCGAGGCAGCTGCTCTCTCCTGGCCGAAAAAAAGTggctcgctctctctctctctcctgGGCTAACTCTATTCTTGCTTTTATGGGTTTCTTTTGAGTTTGCAATTATTTCGGCTTTGTGGTGGTTACAACAAAGGAACTGCATATAACCGTCACGATCGTCGCAAAAAGGGAGAATAAGAAAAAGAGAAGTGCGAAATGGTTCTGGGAATACGATCCAGAGGGCCcatgtaaatatataaacacaACATACTATATACGTTCATTTGTACATAGCAACAGCGATTTATGGCCTGTATATAGGGAAAATAACTTCTCTAGCATTTACTCGCGAAACTGATTCGTAAACAATTCACCGACTCGTGTGTAATATATTTTTCCAACGTACAAACAACGCAAACGAGTAGAAAGTCATAAACGCATAGAAAAAGGATGTGGTACTGTAAACCATTTTAAgattatattaattaaatataaataaagcaCAACAGTATTCTTTGTGTATAGCTGCGCACGTGAAAATAAATGACAAAAGAGGGGGAGCCCGAATTTGTAAGTCCTCCCTAGAGTGGTATATATTCCATCTTGTGCCATGAATATTGCAAATAATCCACTTGAGGTACAAAATACCTGTCCAGAGTGTAGACACAGTGTGCTGACTTGACAAGGACAggttgcaaattgaattttaaaacaaaaattatatgtataatgGTACTAACACAAGGATTTTACCGATTCTTATCGCAAATTAATGCATGTTTAacgaatttttgaaaataattctGACAGTATTATTTAGACCCAGCAATGGTGTGTCCTTTCGATCATTTATCTACCTTTTTTAATGGTGCTTGCAATATTTTTGGAGGGCCCACTGTGCCAGAAAGTTCCAAGGATGCTGCAGACAtcgaaagccaaacgaaacgaaataaaataaaatacacagACAGTTTTGGGGCGAAAGGAAGTG
This genomic stretch from Drosophila mauritiana strain mau12 chromosome 2L, ASM438214v1, whole genome shotgun sequence harbors:
- the LOC117135196 gene encoding dynactin subunit 6, which produces MPSENRIKILPKAVVCEESNLRGDITFSSGCVVHPSATVIADAGPIIIGENCIIEEYATVAHRLEPGAVWDVNNILSIGTHNVFEVGCQVEAAKIGDKNVFESKCFVGRGVTVSSGCVVGAGIRIHGSQRLPENTIVYGEQGLQREAIDKQGSQTLQIDFLRKVLPNYHHLRKPNYDPKKARSVV
- the LOC117135197 gene encoding probable DNA-directed RNA polymerases I and III subunit RPAC2; the encoded protein is MTLTSIAEACALHVFCKQTKEYLNKLKMGALAELAGDEKNGEGSRTFVFTNEGHTLGNALKTIIARYPEVDFCGYTIPHPTEQKLHFRIQSRRDRAIDILKRGLEDLEGLCDHTIVTFEKEMAEFNAMKVENT